The SAR116 cluster alpha proteobacterium HIMB100 genome has a window encoding:
- a CDS encoding aerobic-type carbon monoxide dehydrogenase, small subunit CoxS/CutS-like protein (PFAM: 2Fe-2S iron-sulfur cluster binding domain; [2Fe-2S] binding domain) produces the protein MAVVQMTVNGQAVEHDVPDNTLLVSFIRETLGLTGTHVGCDTSQCGACVVHVNGQSLKSCTMLAAQAAGAEVTTIEGIANGDELHPMQQAFHENHGLQCGYCTPGMVMSAIELVEKNKGLTEQQIREGLEGNICRCTGYHNIVKSVQEAAKEMGG, from the coding sequence ATGGCTGTAGTGCAGATGACCGTTAATGGTCAGGCCGTTGAACATGATGTGCCAGATAACACATTGCTGGTGTCATTCATCAGGGAAACATTGGGGCTGACAGGAACCCATGTCGGCTGTGATACCAGCCAGTGCGGGGCTTGTGTGGTTCATGTGAATGGCCAATCGCTGAAATCCTGTACTATGCTGGCGGCACAGGCAGCAGGTGCGGAGGTAACAACAATTGAAGGCATTGCCAATGGGGATGAATTGCACCCTATGCAGCAGGCCTTTCATGAAAATCACGGTCTGCAGTGCGGCTATTGCACCCCGGGCATGGTGATGAGCGCCATTGAATTGGTGGAAAAGAATAAGGGGCTGACAGAACAGCAGATCCGGGAAGGTCTGGAAGGTAATATCTGTCGGTGTACCGGCTATCACAATATTGTCAAATCTGTGCAGGAAGCTGCGAAAGAAATGGGAGGTTGA
- a CDS encoding MoxR-like ATPase (PFAM: AAA domain (dynein-related subfamily)), with the protein MAPFQSVEALHAALTSHDYLAQDGLAVALYLALARNRPLFLEGEAGVGKTQIAKTLAAVLDKPLIRLQCYEGLDISAAAYEWNYARQMVDIQASGTAGPSATAPSLFTEDYLIARPLLQAIRPSSGTAPVLLIDELDRTDEAFEAYLLELLSDWQITIPELGQITAAEPPVVIITSNRTREVHDALKRRCFYHWVDYPDFDSELAILNRKAADAGSDLKAQLVAFVQRLRQQNLFKAPGVAETIDWAQALVELNCVALDPQTVDKTMGILLKYQDDIARIQGSEAARILAEVQAELLSSSLVAR; encoded by the coding sequence ATGGCTCCATTTCAATCTGTAGAGGCGTTGCATGCCGCCCTGACCAGCCATGATTATCTGGCACAGGACGGCTTGGCTGTGGCTTTGTATCTGGCTCTGGCCCGCAACCGGCCGTTATTCTTGGAAGGCGAGGCAGGTGTCGGTAAAACCCAGATTGCCAAGACGTTGGCAGCTGTTTTAGATAAGCCTCTTATCCGCCTGCAATGTTATGAAGGGCTGGATATCAGCGCGGCAGCCTATGAATGGAATTATGCACGCCAGATGGTCGATATTCAGGCCAGCGGTACAGCAGGTCCGTCAGCAACAGCCCCTTCATTGTTTACCGAAGATTATTTAATCGCACGCCCCTTGCTCCAGGCCATCCGCCCCTCATCTGGCACAGCCCCCGTTTTGCTGATTGATGAGCTTGACCGCACGGATGAAGCCTTTGAAGCTTATCTTCTTGAGCTGTTGTCAGACTGGCAGATCACAATCCCTGAACTTGGCCAGATTACTGCCGCTGAACCGCCTGTGGTGATCATTACCTCTAACCGCACACGTGAAGTTCATGATGCGCTGAAGCGGCGCTGTTTTTATCATTGGGTTGATTATCCAGATTTTGATAGCGAGCTGGCGATATTGAACAGAAAGGCTGCTGATGCCGGAAGCGATCTGAAAGCACAGCTGGTTGCCTTTGTTCAACGGTTACGCCAGCAAAATTTGTTCAAAGCCCCGGGCGTTGCTGAGACCATTGACTGGGCCCAGGCATTGGTTGAGCTGAATTGTGTGGCTCTGGATCCGCAGACCGTGGATAAAACAATGGGTATTTTGTTGAAATATCAGGATGACATTGCCCGTATTCAGGGCAGTGAAGCCGCCCGCATCTTGGCTGAGGTACAGGCTGAATTGCTCTCTTCTTCTCTGGTGGCCCGCTGA
- a CDS encoding protein containing von Willebrand factor type A (vWA) domain (PFAM: VWA domain containing CoxE-like protein), with the protein MASAALQPVDDVETSPRRLAENIMLFVRLLRASGLKVGPSAMLDAVCSVQQVGIEKKPYLYHSLAASLLSRPEDRALFDQAFHLFWRNPKFMEQMRNVLLPQMKSMGGEADNEMMRRLEDALGQSADNPPPVPEKTELQIDARHTASEKEALQAKDFQMMSSSEWAEAEQAIARLVLQLPSRPMRRYRLHPKGQLIDFRASLRTARWRGGLVLPQYRKQQRLVRPVVVLCDISGSMESYSRMMLHFMHALTRQSPARVSSFLFGTQLTSISRLLQNRDVDESIAAVSAAVPDWSGGTRISTSLAEFNRVWSRRVLGQGAIVLLMTDGLDRDSSADLSAQMDRLHKSCTELIWLNPLLRYDKFAPKSQSVQTMLAHVDRFIPVHSLDALSQLASLLSGQHNHLYNDVSDWQDQARRFAAQTA; encoded by the coding sequence ATGGCTTCAGCAGCTCTTCAGCCTGTTGATGATGTGGAGACCAGCCCCCGCCGTCTGGCTGAGAATATCATGCTGTTTGTCCGGTTGCTGCGGGCATCAGGCCTGAAGGTTGGTCCGTCGGCGATGCTGGATGCGGTGTGTTCTGTTCAACAGGTCGGGATTGAAAAAAAGCCCTATCTTTATCATAGCCTTGCCGCCAGCCTGTTATCTCGTCCAGAAGACAGGGCCCTGTTTGATCAGGCCTTTCATCTGTTCTGGCGGAATCCGAAATTCATGGAACAGATGCGTAACGTGCTGCTGCCGCAAATGAAATCAATGGGCGGCGAGGCGGATAATGAAATGATGCGGCGGCTCGAAGACGCCTTGGGTCAGTCTGCGGATAATCCACCTCCGGTGCCTGAAAAAACAGAACTGCAGATAGATGCCCGCCACACCGCCTCTGAAAAAGAAGCCCTTCAGGCGAAAGATTTTCAGATGATGTCTTCATCTGAATGGGCAGAAGCTGAACAGGCCATTGCCCGTCTTGTTCTTCAGCTGCCCTCTCGGCCCATGCGCCGATATCGCCTCCATCCCAAAGGCCAGCTGATTGACTTCAGGGCCAGCCTGCGCACAGCCCGCTGGCGTGGCGGGCTGGTTTTGCCACAATACCGGAAACAACAACGTCTTGTGCGGCCGGTTGTTGTGCTGTGCGATATTTCTGGCTCGATGGAGAGCTATTCCCGGATGATGCTGCACTTCATGCATGCGCTTACCCGTCAAAGCCCGGCCCGCGTCTCCAGTTTTTTATTTGGCACGCAACTGACCAGCATCAGCCGGTTGCTGCAAAACAGGGATGTTGATGAAAGCATTGCTGCGGTGTCTGCTGCGGTTCCGGATTGGTCAGGGGGGACCCGGATAAGCACCTCACTTGCAGAGTTTAACCGGGTCTGGTCTCGCCGTGTCCTTGGTCAGGGGGCAATTGTTCTGCTGATGACAGACGGTCTTGACCGCGATAGCAGCGCGGATTTATCGGCCCAGATGGACCGGCTGCATAAATCCTGCACAGAGCTTATCTGGCTGAATCCATTATTGCGCTATGATAAATTTGCACCAAAAAGCCAGTCTGTCCAGACTATGCTGGCGCATGTGGACAGATTCATTCCGGTTCATTCACTGGATGCGCTGTCCCAGCTGGCCAGCCTCTTGTCCGGACAGCATAATCATCTCTACAATGATGTGTCAGACTGGCAGGATCAGGCACGTCGGTTTGCGGCGCAAACAGCCTAA
- a CDS encoding xanthine and CO dehydrogenases maturation factor, XdhC/CoxF family (PFAM: XdhC and CoxI family) — protein MTQPDISAAPLQDQALICLAADWQEQGHQLAIAIVISTWGSSPRQVGSVMLIRQDMQLAGSVSGGCIEGAVIDAALEAVQSGAGQRLDFGVADETAWEVGLSCGGWISVLVLPVADGGLPVARLQLLAEQIAHRQSARFTVDLNLMRLTEAADAGCAQERSWLDQDAGLFHFIQPAPPRLVIVGAVHITQHLAAMAAQTGFEVIVVDPRAVFASQQRFGSDIDLQLAWPSEYLATHQLDASTAVVTLTHDPKIDDDALGPAVKAPLFYLACLGSRRTHEKRLSRLREAGATDDQLAKIKGPAGLDIGAKTPAEIAVSILAELIAAWRAGKGAVSAPQQTGEF, from the coding sequence ATGACACAGCCAGATATATCAGCAGCCCCGCTTCAGGATCAGGCCTTGATCTGCCTGGCAGCAGACTGGCAGGAACAAGGTCATCAGCTGGCCATAGCAATCGTCATCAGCACATGGGGCTCATCGCCGCGTCAGGTGGGTTCTGTGATGCTGATAAGACAAGATATGCAGCTTGCCGGTTCAGTGTCTGGCGGATGTATCGAAGGGGCCGTGATCGATGCCGCATTAGAGGCTGTTCAGTCAGGTGCCGGCCAGCGGCTTGATTTCGGGGTTGCGGATGAAACGGCTTGGGAAGTTGGCCTGTCCTGTGGTGGCTGGATTTCTGTTCTGGTGTTGCCTGTTGCAGATGGGGGGCTTCCTGTTGCCCGCTTACAGCTGCTGGCTGAACAAATCGCGCACCGCCAGTCTGCGCGCTTTACTGTTGATTTAAACCTGATGCGGCTGACTGAGGCAGCAGATGCGGGTTGTGCGCAGGAACGATCCTGGCTGGACCAGGATGCGGGCCTGTTCCATTTTATCCAGCCTGCGCCTCCCCGCCTTGTAATTGTGGGGGCGGTTCATATCACACAGCATTTAGCCGCAATGGCGGCTCAGACAGGTTTCGAAGTGATTGTGGTTGATCCGCGTGCGGTGTTTGCCAGCCAACAGCGGTTTGGATCTGATATTGACCTTCAACTGGCCTGGCCATCTGAATATCTGGCCACTCATCAGCTGGATGCGTCAACAGCTGTTGTGACGCTCACTCATGATCCAAAAATTGATGATGACGCGCTTGGTCCTGCTGTGAAGGCACCGCTGTTCTATCTGGCCTGCCTCGGCAGTCGGCGTACGCATGAAAAACGGCTTTCCCGTCTGCGTGAGGCCGGCGCAACTGACGACCAGCTCGCAAAAATAAAGGGTCCGGCTGGCCTCGACATCGGCGCAAAAACACCTGCAGAAATTGCTGTGTCGATTTTAGCTGAATTGATCGCGGCCTGGCGGGCTGGAAAAGGGGCTGTGTCTGCCCCTCAACAAACCGGTGAGTTCTGA
- a CDS encoding uncharacterized MobA-like protein (PFAM: Probable molybdopterin binding domain; Uncharacterized protein family UPF0007) — protein sequence MRFGPVDIQACEGLILAHSQKLGSRRIAKGSVVTAELVKAFQQQGVARLVCAAPEAGDLSEDEVAERLAAALMTKGVSCSEAATGRVNFKVGATGIIRYDRTLITALNSVDEALTFSLVQHNQLLSAGQMAATLKVIPYFVPEQICQQFEQVLEGCPAFTFHPLQSWRVCLIQTMDDVLGDRVYAATEIVTERRLAQLGCSLADRRRCAHDSTSVSAEITQALSAGADLILLCGCSAVVDRRDVLPVAVEQAGGQINQLGLAVDPGNMLLAAHIGRIPVIGMPGCARSPKLNGFDWVLHLLLAGLPLTREELAEMASGGLLMEIASRPLPRDLATKLPPASPHMGVILLAAGQSRRMGEVNKLTAEIAGKPVVRHVAEAVLAAGLTDIVVVLGHDSKAVQNCLDGLPVRFVMNADYRSGQASSVGAGVAALNSSATDVMVVLGDMPLLQPSFLKALQHHHLANSQHEKMIGLPVHIKDGKRQLGHPVVWGRQFFSELQRLKGDQGGRQIWAEHPAMISYMTVDDPTAFLDTDTADTLHQAEALLLSKNED from the coding sequence ATGCGGTTCGGGCCGGTTGACATCCAGGCCTGTGAGGGGCTCATCCTGGCACATAGCCAAAAACTGGGCAGCAGGCGCATTGCCAAAGGCAGTGTGGTGACCGCAGAACTGGTTAAGGCTTTTCAACAACAAGGGGTTGCCCGGCTTGTTTGTGCCGCGCCGGAAGCGGGCGATTTATCAGAAGATGAGGTTGCCGAACGCCTCGCCGCTGCGCTGATGACAAAAGGCGTCAGCTGCAGCGAGGCAGCGACAGGCCGGGTGAATTTTAAAGTAGGGGCGACCGGCATTATCCGCTATGACCGCACCCTGATCACAGCTTTAAACAGCGTTGATGAGGCATTGACATTCAGTCTTGTTCAGCACAATCAGCTGTTGAGCGCTGGCCAGATGGCGGCCACCTTGAAAGTGATCCCTTATTTTGTGCCAGAACAGATCTGCCAGCAATTTGAACAGGTACTGGAAGGGTGTCCGGCCTTCACCTTCCATCCTTTACAATCCTGGCGGGTTTGCCTGATTCAGACCATGGATGATGTGCTGGGCGACCGTGTCTATGCGGCAACGGAAATAGTCACAGAACGACGCCTGGCTCAGCTGGGCTGCAGCCTGGCGGACCGTCGCCGCTGTGCGCATGACAGTACCAGCGTTTCTGCAGAAATAACACAAGCCCTGTCAGCTGGGGCTGACCTGATTCTGCTGTGCGGGTGCAGCGCGGTTGTTGACCGCCGCGATGTTTTGCCGGTGGCAGTCGAACAGGCAGGCGGCCAGATTAACCAGCTGGGTCTTGCGGTTGACCCGGGCAATATGTTGCTGGCAGCGCATATCGGCAGGATACCGGTAATTGGTATGCCCGGATGCGCCCGCTCGCCAAAATTAAACGGGTTTGACTGGGTGTTGCATCTGCTGCTGGCGGGCCTGCCGCTGACGCGTGAAGAACTGGCTGAAATGGCTTCAGGTGGGTTGTTGATGGAAATTGCCTCACGGCCCCTGCCGCGTGATCTGGCCACAAAGCTGCCGCCAGCGTCCCCGCATATGGGGGTTATTCTGCTGGCTGCCGGCCAGTCCCGCCGCATGGGAGAGGTGAATAAACTGACCGCAGAGATAGCGGGTAAACCTGTGGTTCGGCATGTGGCTGAGGCCGTTCTTGCCGCGGGGCTTACAGATATTGTGGTAGTTCTCGGCCATGACAGCAAGGCTGTGCAAAACTGTCTTGACGGGCTGCCTGTCCGGTTTGTGATGAATGCGGATTATCGCTCAGGTCAGGCCAGTTCGGTTGGCGCGGGTGTGGCCGCCTTGAACAGTTCGGCAACAGATGTGATGGTTGTTCTGGGGGATATGCCGCTGTTACAGCCCTCCTTTTTAAAAGCTTTACAGCACCATCATCTGGCCAACAGCCAGCATGAAAAAATGATCGGCCTTCCGGTGCATATAAAAGACGGCAAACGCCAGCTTGGGCATCCGGTTGTATGGGGCCGCCAGTTTTTCTCAGAGCTCCAACGGCTGAAAGGGGATCAGGGTGGCCGCCAAATCTGGGCTGAACATCCGGCGATGATCAGTTATATGACGGTTGATGACCCGACCGCCTTTCTGGATACCGATACAGCAGATACCCTGCATCAGGCTGAAGCCTTGCTGCTGTCAAAAAACGAGGATTAG